One part of the Diadema setosum chromosome 6, eeDiaSeto1, whole genome shotgun sequence genome encodes these proteins:
- the LOC140229581 gene encoding uncharacterized protein, which translates to MELEKYVQLGKDCGLQGAELVEFARTERDKYLEEKRRDEKLERDERQVQREEITKQKRIELEIAQYRSVNVKGTNSVRSSLPSLPAFRADSDDLDAYLLRFERYAKQSQWPEECWAPALGNLLTGRALEVYSLLPANEADDYESLKDTLLRQFALTEEGFRKRFREARQKMGESFGQFATRITGYATRWVEMSGTSKSYEGLLELTVREQLLECCDRGLSVFIRERNPRSVKEMADIADRYRDAHGHGGSGKRARDDNKSRNQGNEASQAKKGGATSRDNQGCFVCGKQGHFASKCPDRKTDQSKVTSKQYVPKSKQTGATCVVGVCPTHDAHERGNICGTPSVKLMCGHELPLLSGGCNVGTDMPTCEGMLNGKRVKVLRDTGCNTVVVKRQLIEESQLTGEVQTCVLIDGTVRKVPLAKVEIDSPYFVGTTHALCMTNPIYDLIIGNVSGARQPGDEDIGWSGEDAREKPSADEMTTSGSEAESAEAESSKGTTQNGITTTSDSRDRPHTDESVKQLPTPLPTTNESAAVETRGMRKSKERPWKRLGSADQPTITATREEMIREQARDATLEKLRKLAEKGEAKAVGKGSEVRYFCRDNLLFREYRSPYVERGKTFTQLVVPQPYRSEVLRLAHDSPLAGHLQTKKTADRILAHFYWPGIQADVKRYCASCDSCQRTTPKGKIGKVPLTIPPLIDTCFRRVAVDLIGPLEPITERGNRYILTIIDLATRYPEAVALPRIEAERVAEALVEVFSRLGIPNEILSDNGTQFVSGVMKEAAQLLGVKQFHTTPYHPMANGACERFNGTLKQMLRRMCQERPRDWDRFLPALLFAYREVPHESLGFSPFELMYGRVVRGPMTVLKELWTKEIPEEETKTTYQYVIDLQNRLEQTCELAKEELSKASRKYKKHFDVKTKERRFECGDKVLLLLPTTRNKLQMQWRGPFEIVQRIARDDYRLLVNGKERTYHANLLKRYIGRDDEKVNDVESENQGQLEANYVSVVDDQVDDDGSVPISFPSIEASEGVHDVKCNDELDEEKMREVKTLLLEFSDVMNDVPGRTDIIEHAIENFFSKRFSKTAKTRARVPNR; encoded by the coding sequence ATGGAATTAGAGAAGTACGTACAGTTAGGTAAAGATTGTGGACTGCAAGGTGCAGAACTAGTGGAgtttgcccgcactgaaagagaCAAGTATCTCGAAGAAAAGAGACGAGATGAAAAGttagaaagagatgaaagacAGGTACAGAGGGAAGAAATAACCAAGCAAAAGAGGATTGAGTTAGAAATAGCTCAATATAGGAGTGTCAATGTGAAGGGAACAAATAGTGTAAGGAGTAGCTTACCAAGCTTGCCGGCGTTTCGCGCTGACTCTGACGATTTGGACGCTTATCTGTTGCGCTTTGAGAGATATGCAAAACAAAGTCAGTGGCCAGAGGAATGCTGGGCTCCTGCATTGGGGAACCTTTTGACCGGGCGCGCTTTAGAAGTTTATTCTCTCTTACCGGCAAATGAAGCCGACGACTATGAAAGTCTGAAAGATACACTCTTGCGGCAGTTTGCGCTAACTGAAGAAGGCTTTCGCAAACGTTTTCGAGAGGCGCGGCAGAAAATGGGCGAATCATTTGGGCAATTTGCAACGCGCATAACCGGATATGCTACTAGATGGGTAGAGATGTCGGGTACAAGTAAGTCCTATGAAGGGCTACTAGAGCTAACGGTGCGTGAACAGCTGCTCGAATGTTGTGATCGTGGATTATCTGTTTTCATTCGTGAGAGAAACCCACGATCGGTGAAAGAGATGGCAGATATCGCAGATCGGTATCGGGACGCACACGGGCATGGCGGCTCCGGTAAACGCGCACGCGACGATAATAAGTCTCGTAACCAGGGCAACGAAGCAAGCCAAGCAAAGAAAGGGGGCGCCACGTCACGTGACAACCAGGGTTGCTTTGTCTGTGGTAAGCAAGGACATTTTGCTTCTAAGTGTCCAGACCGTAAAACTGACCAGTCGAAAGTAACTAGCAAGCAGTATGTGCCAAAGTCAAAACAGACGGGGGCAACATGTGTGGTAGGAGTATGCCCTACTCATGATGCTCACGAGAGAGGGAATATTTGTGGCACACCTTCTGTTAAACTGATGTGTGGTCACGAGTTACCCCTTCTTAGTGGTGGGTGTAACGTAGGCACAGACATGCCGACATGTGAAGGTATGTTAAACGGTAAAAGAGTGAAGGTGCTGAGAGACACTGGTTGCAACACCGTAGTGGTGAAACGTCAACTGATAGAGGAGTCTCAGCTGACTGGTGAGGTTCAAACTTGTGTGCTCATAGATGGTACTGTGAGAAAAGTGCCATTAGCAAAAGTTGAAATCGATTCACCATACTTTGTTGGAACAACACATGCTTTATGTATGACGAATCCTATCTACGATCTAATCATAGGTAATGTTAGTGGTGCTAGGCAGCCTGGCGACGAGGACATCGGATGGAGCGGAGAGGATGCTAGGGAGAAGCCGTCAGCTGACGAGATGACGACCTCCGGTTCAGAGGCAGAGTCCGCGGAAGCAGAGTCTTCGAAAGGGACAACGCAGAACGGCATCACAACGACCTCCGACAGTCGTGATCGTCCCCACACTGACGAGAGTGTGAAGCAGTTACCAACACCCCTACCTACAACCAACGAAAGTGCAGCAGTAGAGACAAGAGGCATGAGGAAATCGAAGGAACGGCCGTGGAAGAGACTAGGATCAGCAGACCAGCCGACGATCACTGCAACCAGGGAGGAGATGATCAGAGAGCAGGCACGAGATGCTACGCTGGAGAAACTTCGAAAGTTGGCGGAGAAAGGTGAGGCTAAGGCTGTAGGGAAAGGAAGTGAGGTCAGATATTTTTGTCGTGACAATCTTCTCTTCCGTGAATACAGGTCTCCCTACGTCGAGAGAGGAAAGACATTCACGCAGCTAGTGGTGCCCCAGCCGTATCGCAGTGAAGTACTCCGACTAGCTCACGACTCCCCTCTAGCAGGTCACCTGCAGACGAAGAAGACGGCTGACCGGATTCTCGCCCACTTCTATTGGCCAGGGATTCAAGCCGATGTCAAGCGTTACTGTGCATCATGCGATTCATGTCAACGCACCACGCCAAAGGGTAAGATAGGGAAAGTACCCCTGACCATCCCCCCTTTGATTGATACATGTTTCCGTAGAGTGGCGGTCGATTTGATCGGACCACTTGAACCGATCACCGAGAGAGGGAATCGATATATCTTGACGATAATCGATCTTGCAACTAGATACCCAGAGGCGGTAGCGTTACCACGAATCGAAGCAGAACGGGTAGCAGAGGCGTTAGTTGAAGTATTCTCGAGGTTAGGCATTCCTAATGAGATACTCTCTGATAACGGCACTCAATTCGTTTCAGGTGTGATGAAAGAAGCAGCTCAACTCCTGGGAGTGAAACAATTTCACACGACACCATACCACCCGATGGCGAACGGCGCCTGCGAGAGATTCAACGGCACGTTGAAACAGATGTTGAGGAGAATGTGCCAGGAGCGACCTCGTGATTGGGACCGCTTCCTGCCAGCTCTTCTCTTCGCATATCGAGAGGTGCCTCACGAAAGCCTTGGCTTTTCTCCTTTCGAACTCATGTATGGCAGAGTGGTGAGAGGACCCATGACAGTACTGAAAGAGCTGTGGACTAAGGAGATCCCTGAGGAGGAAACGAAGACTACGTACCAGTACGTCATCGATCTCCAAAACCGACTCGAACAGACGTGTGAACTCGCCAAAGAGGAGCTGTCCAAAGCATCAAGGAAGTACAAGAAACACTTCGACGTGAAGACGAAGGAGAGACGCTTCGAGTGCGGCGACAAAGTGCTACTCCTGTTACCGACGACGCGGAATAAGCTGCAAATGCAATGGCGAGGTCCATTCGAAATCGTGCAGCGAATTGCCAGAGACGATTACCGATTGCTAGTGAACGGTAAGGAAAGGACCTACCACGCCAATCTCCTAAAACGGTACATTGGGAGAGACGACGAGAAAGTCAACGATGTCGAGAGCGAAAACCAGGGACAACTGGAGGCGAACTACGTCAGTGTCGTGGACGACCAGGTAGATGATGACGGATCGGTGCCCATCTCATTTCCCTCCATCGAAGCGTCGGAAGGCGTGCATGACGTGAAGTGCAACGACGAGCTAGATGAGGAGAAGATGAGGGAGGTAAAGACTCTCCTGCTGGAGTTCTCGGACGTCATGAACGATGTCCCGGGACGGACCGACATCATCGAGCACGCCATCGAAAACTTCTTCTCGAAACGCTTCTCGAAAACTGCTAAAACGCGAGCGCGTGTACCCAATCGCTGA